One Parasphingorhabdus cellanae genomic region harbors:
- a CDS encoding TraB/GumN family protein — MMRRWFSPLLSLPLVLGLAACQPEPPQSVGDTAPAAAEIATIPDDPDPALWVLKDDDTTIYLFGTVHILKPGLTWFDEAVKDAFDRSDELVVEMIEPEPAEMMKIVSELAIDKTGVPLRDKLDPEDRVKYEAAMTSLELPLNAFDPLDPWFASVSMSLVPLMKSGYDTNSGVEDALTSSAKAKNLKIIGLETPRQQLGFFDNLPEDVQIRFLNFNVETIEEMADGMENMVAHWANANIGALAELMNAGLEEEILYETLLSNRNANWAVWVDDRMDQPGTVFMAVGAGHLAGESSLQEQLKKRGFTVEQIKY; from the coding sequence ATGATGCGTCGCTGGTTTTCTCCGCTATTATCCTTGCCACTTGTTCTGGGATTGGCAGCCTGCCAGCCCGAACCGCCGCAATCGGTGGGCGATACGGCGCCTGCCGCTGCTGAAATTGCAACAATACCAGATGATCCGGATCCGGCACTTTGGGTGTTAAAGGATGATGACACGACAATCTATCTGTTCGGCACGGTGCATATTTTGAAGCCCGGCCTCACTTGGTTTGATGAAGCGGTCAAAGATGCGTTCGACCGTTCAGATGAACTGGTTGTCGAAATGATCGAGCCGGAACCCGCCGAGATGATGAAAATTGTGAGCGAATTGGCCATAGACAAGACCGGCGTGCCGCTGCGCGACAAGCTCGATCCCGAGGACCGCGTAAAATATGAAGCGGCGATGACGTCGCTGGAGCTGCCACTCAACGCTTTTGATCCGCTGGACCCGTGGTTCGCAAGCGTCAGCATGTCGCTGGTTCCGCTCATGAAAAGCGGCTATGATACCAATAGCGGCGTCGAAGATGCGCTGACATCCAGCGCTAAGGCCAAAAATTTGAAAATTATTGGACTTGAAACGCCGCGGCAACAATTGGGATTTTTCGATAATCTGCCGGAAGATGTTCAAATTCGTTTCCTGAACTTCAATGTGGAAACCATTGAAGAGATGGCGGACGGCATGGAAAATATGGTCGCCCATTGGGCCAATGCGAATATTGGCGCTCTTGCAGAATTGATGAACGCTGGCCTGGAAGAAGAAATACTTTACGAAACGCTGCTGTCCAACCGCAACGCCAACTGGGCTGTTTGGGTCGATGATCGGATGGACCAGCCAGGCACCGTCTTCATGGCTGTCGGCGCCGGTCATTTGGCGGGCGAATCCAGCCTGCAGGAACAGCTTAAAAAACGAGGATTTACTGTTGAGCAGATCAAATATTAG
- the pth gene encoding aminoacyl-tRNA hydrolase has product MQLWVGLGNPGAQYALHRHNVGFMALDALEEVHSFPAPKQKFQGWAVEGRLGSEKLLLLKPATFMNESGRSVGEAMRFYKLAPEDVTVFHDELDLEPFKIKVKVGGGHAGHNGLRSIDAHIGPEFRRVRIGIGHPGHKSRVHNHVLGNYTKLEIDPLAAMLGAIASEADWLAKGNNARFMSDVALRLQDD; this is encoded by the coding sequence ATGCAACTTTGGGTCGGCCTCGGTAATCCGGGCGCACAATATGCACTCCACCGGCATAATGTCGGCTTCATGGCGCTTGATGCCTTGGAAGAAGTGCACAGTTTCCCCGCGCCCAAGCAGAAATTTCAGGGTTGGGCAGTCGAAGGACGGCTTGGTTCGGAAAAGCTTTTGCTGCTGAAACCGGCAACATTTATGAACGAAAGTGGCCGCAGCGTCGGCGAAGCCATGCGTTTCTATAAATTGGCGCCAGAAGATGTTACGGTTTTTCACGATGAACTGGATCTCGAACCGTTCAAAATCAAAGTGAAAGTCGGTGGCGGCCATGCAGGACATAATGGCTTACGATCAATCGATGCGCATATCGGCCCGGAATTCCGGCGGGTGCGCATCGGCATTGGCCATCCTGGTCATAAATCCCGTGTCCATAATCATGTGCTTGGTAACTATACAAAGTTAGAAATCGATCCGCTCGCCGCGATGTTAGGCGCCATCGCATCAGAAGCGGACTGGTTAGCCAAAGGTAATAATGCCCGCTTTATGAGTGACGTCGCCCTGCGCCTGCAGGACGACTGA
- a CDS encoding SGNH/GDSL hydrolase family protein, producing MKVRFFGALAGGLVLATAVPAHAERDTERFTSLTVFGDSLVDAGNVFTATGGAIPAASAGYFNGRFTNGFDYTDLLSIDLFGAPTLASLQGGTNFAFGGARASNTDPRVPDFGEQLGLYAGYLAAGNEVDANGLYILNFGGNDILNAPDDPAAADVVIRQAAQDYAAGVQALNDIGVRNVLLTGFPVAGPLGFNAENYLTQELDALSLTSDTSFFRYSYLDFFNRVIADPGALGLPSQRLDITCQAAGAAAIANGCDGIFSFDGIHFSAPIHEALARDMDSQFNLLGSVPEPTTWAMMIFGFFMTGTAIRRRQRVRVSYS from the coding sequence GTGAAGGTTCGATTTTTTGGGGCGCTTGCGGGTGGTTTGGTTCTGGCAACAGCGGTGCCAGCGCATGCGGAACGTGATACAGAACGATTCACTTCTCTGACAGTTTTTGGGGATAGTCTGGTAGATGCAGGTAATGTCTTTACTGCTACCGGCGGCGCGATTCCCGCTGCTTCTGCGGGCTATTTCAATGGCCGTTTTACCAATGGCTTTGACTATACCGATCTGTTGAGCATTGATCTTTTTGGCGCGCCAACACTGGCCTCCTTGCAAGGCGGAACCAATTTCGCTTTTGGCGGAGCGCGGGCATCGAATACCGATCCGCGCGTTCCAGATTTCGGTGAACAGCTTGGCCTTTACGCCGGCTATTTGGCGGCGGGCAATGAGGTCGACGCCAACGGTCTCTATATTCTGAATTTCGGCGGTAACGACATTCTGAATGCACCGGATGATCCGGCCGCTGCTGATGTCGTCATTCGTCAGGCAGCGCAAGATTATGCAGCGGGCGTACAGGCGTTAAACGATATCGGTGTGCGGAACGTTTTGTTGACCGGATTCCCGGTCGCTGGTCCGCTCGGTTTTAACGCAGAAAATTATCTCACACAGGAATTGGATGCGCTCAGCCTGACCAGCGATACCAGTTTTTTCCGCTACAGCTATCTCGACTTTTTCAATCGGGTGATCGCCGATCCGGGTGCGCTGGGATTGCCGTCACAGAGGCTGGACATTACCTGTCAAGCAGCCGGGGCCGCAGCGATTGCCAATGGTTGTGATGGTATATTCTCGTTTGACGGTATTCATTTTTCTGCGCCAATTCATGAAGCCCTGGCGCGCGATATGGACAGTCAGTTTAACCTGCTCGGCTCTGTGCCAGAGCCGACGACCTGGGCGATGATGATCTTTGGTTTCTTCATGACGGGCACCGCCATACGGCGGCGTCAAAGGGTTCGTGTCAGCTATAGTTGA
- a CDS encoding TraB/GumN family protein, whose amino-acid sequence MKFLQTLLTLIATVCLAACSNAQEPAQLNTMKDGKPALWKVTGTKPEQVGEAYLFGTIHILPKDVNWRTPLIDKALKSSDKLIIEVLGLEDTQNAARIFSKLAISPNQPEIEQRVKPSLRDDLDAVIDNSNIPEFALNRMESWAAALSLASAQTNNLGLDSSEGVEKKLVAQFGEFKKPVEGLETIEQQLGYFDTLPETQQRDMLTSVVEEAAETKTSFEKLFNAWISGDTDTIVELSEGGILEDPKTREKLLVARNQDWTEQLDKKLQSPGISFVAVGAAHLVGPDAVQAMLEQRGYKIEKIQ is encoded by the coding sequence ATGAAATTTCTTCAGACCTTATTGACGCTGATTGCCACTGTCTGTTTAGCGGCATGCTCCAATGCGCAGGAACCGGCACAGTTAAACACCATGAAAGACGGCAAGCCGGCGCTCTGGAAAGTAACCGGCACAAAGCCTGAGCAGGTTGGTGAGGCTTATCTTTTCGGCACCATTCACATATTACCGAAAGATGTGAACTGGCGGACGCCGCTTATCGACAAGGCTCTCAAAAGTTCGGACAAGCTGATTATCGAGGTGCTGGGGCTCGAAGACACGCAAAACGCAGCGCGGATATTTTCCAAGCTTGCTATTTCGCCCAATCAACCGGAGATAGAACAGCGTGTAAAACCGTCGCTGCGTGACGATCTCGATGCTGTCATAGACAATAGTAACATACCTGAATTTGCGCTCAATCGCATGGAAAGCTGGGCTGCGGCCTTGTCACTGGCATCTGCGCAAACCAACAATCTGGGGCTCGATTCCAGCGAAGGTGTCGAGAAAAAATTAGTGGCACAATTTGGCGAATTCAAAAAGCCTGTCGAAGGTTTGGAAACGATTGAACAACAGCTGGGTTATTTTGATACATTGCCGGAAACGCAGCAGCGCGACATGCTCACCAGTGTTGTCGAGGAAGCGGCTGAGACCAAGACCTCCTTTGAGAAACTTTTTAACGCGTGGATTTCTGGCGATACGGACACAATAGTCGAGTTGTCCGAGGGCGGAATATTGGAAGATCCCAAAACGCGTGAAAAACTGCTGGTTGCTCGCAATCAGGACTGGACCGAACAGCTGGACAAAAAACTGCAGAGCCCCGGCATATCATTTGTAGCAGTGGGCGCCGCACATTTGGTAGGCCCTGATGCTGTCCAAGCCATGCTAGAGCAGCGCGGCTATAAAATTGAAAAAATACAGTAA
- a CDS encoding 50S ribosomal protein L25/general stress protein Ctc, whose translation MSDQLTISAEPRERAGKGASRALRSEGRIPAVIYGDKKDPVTIHVEERALNKLLGTGHFMNSLVMVDVNGEKTRTLPKDVAFDPVSDRALHVDFFRLAKGAKVQVDIPVVFVNEEESPGLKRGGVLNVVRFELDLMCDADKIPDQIEIDVTGLEIGDSVHISDITLPDGSESSITDRDFTIAGVTAPSALKSSEDEAEEGEEGEEGEEGAEGEAAEGEGGEAEGGSED comes from the coding sequence ATGAGTGATCAGCTGACAATTTCAGCCGAGCCTCGCGAACGGGCTGGCAAGGGAGCCTCCCGTGCACTGCGCAGCGAAGGCCGCATCCCCGCCGTTATTTATGGCGATAAGAAAGACCCTGTAACGATTCATGTGGAAGAACGCGCGCTGAACAAGCTGCTCGGTACCGGCCACTTCATGAACTCGCTGGTCATGGTAGATGTGAACGGTGAAAAAACCCGTACCCTGCCAAAAGATGTTGCTTTCGATCCGGTCTCTGACCGCGCGTTGCATGTGGACTTTTTCCGCCTTGCCAAAGGCGCAAAGGTGCAGGTCGATATTCCGGTTGTCTTTGTGAACGAAGAAGAGTCCCCTGGCCTGAAACGTGGCGGCGTGTTGAACGTTGTTCGCTTCGAACTGGATCTGATGTGTGATGCAGACAAGATTCCAGATCAGATCGAAATTGACGTTACCGGTCTGGAAATTGGCGACTCGGTTCATATTTCCGACATTACACTGCCAGATGGTTCCGAAAGCTCGATCACTGATCGCGACTTCACCATTGCCGGTGTCACCGCACCATCCGCACTTAAATCTTCTGAAGACGAAGCTGAAGAAGGCGAAGAGGGTGAAGAAGGCGAAGAAGGTGCCGAAGGCGAAGCAGCTGAAGGCGAAGGCGGCGAAGCTGAAGGCGGTTCTGAGGACTAG
- a CDS encoding thioesterase family protein translates to MTFLFDRETALLPRGENGFVAECPEIFQNPNGAAFGGWVAAIAARAVEDHPDCAAPIVSLQMSYLSAVSPGEVEVRITLLKSGASTQFWRAELLQRGAITNTADIVTSNRKPTNIDYQLARPETKAMEEGIKLGAAPMTPNWVATYEQYIVQGAPFSDNGTPDTLTWIKQEDGRPIDRKSIIAICDTPMPRTFFLSNEMRMGSTVSMATYIYANEDDIIAAGADHLLLRVTSATVRNSATDQRVELWSKAGTLLATSNQIGFFR, encoded by the coding sequence ATGACATTTTTGTTCGATCGGGAAACCGCGCTGCTGCCGCGTGGAGAGAACGGTTTCGTTGCCGAATGCCCGGAAATATTCCAAAATCCAAATGGGGCAGCCTTTGGCGGCTGGGTGGCCGCTATCGCTGCCCGCGCTGTTGAAGACCATCCTGATTGTGCGGCACCGATCGTTTCTTTGCAGATGTCATACCTCTCGGCTGTCTCTCCTGGCGAGGTAGAGGTTAGAATAACCCTCCTCAAATCGGGCGCTTCCACGCAATTCTGGCGCGCAGAGCTACTTCAACGCGGAGCGATAACCAACACCGCCGATATCGTGACCAGCAATCGCAAGCCAACCAACATCGACTATCAACTTGCCAGACCCGAAACCAAGGCCATGGAGGAAGGCATAAAGCTGGGGGCCGCGCCAATGACCCCGAACTGGGTTGCAACCTACGAACAATATATCGTTCAAGGCGCGCCGTTTTCTGACAATGGAACCCCCGATACGCTGACGTGGATCAAGCAAGAAGATGGCAGGCCAATTGACCGGAAAAGCATCATCGCGATCTGCGATACACCTATGCCCCGAACCTTTTTCCTGTCCAACGAAATGCGCATGGGCTCTACAGTTTCGATGGCGACTTATATTTATGCGAACGAAGACGATATCATTGCTGCGGGTGCCGATCATCTGTTGCTGCGTGTAACAAGCGCTACGGTAAGAAATAGTGCGACCGACCAACGGGTTGAACTTTGGTCAAAGGCCGGAACGTTGCTGGCGACCAGCAACCAGATAGGCTTTTTCCGCTAA
- a CDS encoding alkaline phosphatase family protein: MIRILLQAIAACALLAGCAASQTAVVASDGAVPAQNAREPVTLLISIDGFRPDYLDRGITPHLSALATSGVVADMRSSFPTKTFPNHWTLVTGKRPDNHGIVGNSMEDVARPGEKFTMANKDPFWWNQAEPIWITAEKQGVRTATMFWPGSEVELDGTRPSDWWPFSQALSNDRRVNAVVDWMRRPAATRPQLVTLYFDSVDTAGHFFGPAPSEKLHAAISAVDKNIGTLIEQFAALDQPVNFVITSDHGMAETHPDRVIYLDTILPRDQYRLVVDGNYAGIEPLADDMTTISSAFLKPHENMECWKREDIPARFQYGKNPRVPSIICLPTTGWVVYQDKPEWMTGIGGGHGYDHLHPDMIAFFLASGPGFVGDIKIETFDNVDIYSLLAHLIGVKPNQSDGDLSSFEQALKP; this comes from the coding sequence ATGATTCGTATTCTATTACAGGCCATTGCGGCTTGTGCTTTGTTGGCTGGATGTGCGGCTTCGCAAACCGCAGTAGTCGCTAGCGATGGTGCCGTGCCTGCTCAGAACGCTCGCGAACCGGTTACCCTATTGATTTCCATTGATGGGTTCCGCCCCGATTATCTGGATCGCGGGATAACACCTCATCTCAGCGCGCTGGCTACATCGGGTGTCGTTGCCGACATGCGATCCAGTTTTCCGACCAAGACTTTCCCCAATCATTGGACTCTGGTCACCGGCAAAAGACCGGATAATCACGGTATCGTCGGCAACAGCATGGAAGATGTGGCCCGGCCCGGTGAGAAATTCACAATGGCCAACAAGGATCCGTTCTGGTGGAATCAGGCAGAACCGATCTGGATAACGGCTGAGAAACAAGGCGTGCGGACAGCAACGATGTTCTGGCCCGGATCAGAGGTCGAGCTGGATGGGACGCGGCCCAGCGACTGGTGGCCTTTTTCACAGGCTCTCTCTAACGACCGGCGCGTCAATGCCGTGGTCGACTGGATGCGGCGCCCGGCAGCGACGCGACCGCAACTGGTCACGCTTTATTTTGATTCGGTGGATACGGCCGGGCATTTTTTTGGACCGGCACCAAGCGAAAAACTCCATGCTGCGATCAGCGCTGTCGACAAGAATATCGGAACCTTGATCGAGCAGTTCGCCGCCTTGGACCAACCGGTGAATTTCGTCATCACATCGGATCACGGCATGGCTGAAACCCATCCTGACCGGGTCATATATCTCGACACTATCCTGCCGCGTGATCAATATCGTCTGGTAGTGGATGGCAACTATGCAGGTATCGAACCTCTCGCTGATGATATGACCACTATCAGCTCCGCCTTCCTGAAACCGCATGAGAATATGGAATGCTGGAAAAGAGAAGATATTCCAGCCCGTTTTCAATATGGCAAGAACCCCCGCGTCCCCTCCATAATATGCCTGCCGACCACGGGCTGGGTTGTTTATCAGGACAAGCCTGAGTGGATGACGGGAATTGGTGGTGGCCATGGCTATGATCATCTCCATCCAGACATGATCGCGTTTTTCCTCGCCAGCGGCCCCGGTTTCGTCGGCGATATAAAGATCGAGACGTTCGACAATGTCGACATCTATTCGCTGCTCGCGCATCTGATCGGCGTTAAACCGAACCAGAGCGATGGCGATCTTTCATCATTTGAACAGGCGCTGAAACCCTGA
- the ychF gene encoding redox-regulated ATPase YchF encodes MGFKCGIVGLPNVGKSTLFNALTETQAAQAANYPFCTIEPNVGQVAVPDPRLDQIAKIAGSAKIIETQLAFVDIAGLVKGASQGEGLGNQFLGNIREVDAIVHVLRCFEDDDIQHVSNKVDPISDAEVVETELLLADLESLEKRVPAFEKKATSGDKEAKIAASVLGQTLELLRDGKPARLTQPNDDEEQRIFKQSQLLTAKPVLYVCNVDEGDAANGNDLSAAVFEKAKAENAEAVIVSAAIESELVGMEAEERAEYLAELGLEESGLARVIRAGYQLLSLQTFFTAGPKEARAWTVHKGAKAPEAAGEIHTDFERGFIRAETIAFDDYVSLGGESAARDAGKLRQEGKDYVAQDGDIMNFKFNV; translated from the coding sequence ATGGGTTTCAAATGCGGTATCGTTGGCCTGCCCAACGTCGGTAAATCAACGCTATTCAATGCGCTCACCGAAACACAGGCGGCGCAGGCAGCCAATTACCCGTTTTGCACGATTGAACCCAATGTTGGCCAAGTCGCCGTCCCCGATCCACGGCTGGACCAAATTGCCAAAATCGCGGGCAGTGCGAAGATCATCGAAACACAGCTCGCCTTTGTGGATATTGCGGGTCTTGTCAAAGGGGCGTCTCAAGGCGAAGGTCTCGGCAACCAATTCCTTGGCAATATCCGCGAAGTCGACGCGATTGTCCATGTTCTGCGTTGTTTTGAAGATGACGATATCCAACATGTCTCCAACAAGGTTGATCCGATTTCTGACGCAGAAGTGGTTGAGACCGAGCTGCTGCTGGCCGATCTGGAAAGCCTGGAAAAGCGGGTTCCCGCCTTTGAAAAGAAAGCCACCAGCGGCGACAAGGAAGCCAAAATCGCCGCCAGCGTACTGGGCCAGACACTGGAATTGCTACGCGACGGAAAACCAGCGCGACTCACTCAACCCAATGATGATGAAGAGCAGCGGATTTTCAAACAGTCGCAGCTGCTGACCGCCAAACCCGTGCTCTATGTCTGCAATGTCGACGAAGGCGATGCGGCTAATGGCAATGACCTGAGCGCCGCCGTTTTTGAAAAGGCCAAGGCCGAAAATGCTGAAGCTGTCATCGTGTCCGCCGCGATCGAATCTGAACTGGTTGGCATGGAAGCAGAAGAGCGCGCCGAATATCTCGCCGAACTGGGTCTGGAAGAATCCGGCCTCGCTCGCGTCATTCGGGCTGGTTATCAACTGCTCAGCCTGCAAACCTTCTTTACTGCGGGTCCCAAAGAAGCGCGGGCCTGGACGGTGCATAAAGGCGCCAAGGCTCCGGAAGCGGCTGGCGAAATCCACACCGACTTCGAACGCGGGTTTATTCGCGCAGAAACAATCGCCTTTGATGACTATGTGTCGCTGGGTGGTGAGAGCGCGGCGCGCGATGCCGGCAAGTTGCGCCAGGAAGGCAAAGACTATGTGGCCCAAGATGGCGATATCATGAATTTCAAATTCAATGTCTGA